DNA sequence from the Osmia lignaria lignaria isolate PbOS001 chromosome 2, iyOsmLign1, whole genome shotgun sequence genome:
CAATGTATATatggatatttttttataaatattaaacacATACTGAACGTGTGCAGACGCGCACGGTTTTTTACTCACGTGTATCATTTTGTATTCTCCCTATTCAACCATACTATTGTTTCACCCCGTATATTAAACTCGCGGTTAACAAATTGGGAAGCGATCAACGGAGTAGTAGTTTCGAGGCTCGGTAAGTTTCCCCACCATCTTCTAACtgcttccaacctgcgcgccaCTGTGcggcttagttatggactctggtgactgCAATATATGTAACATATGTATAACTTATTATTCATTCAACATGAGATTATACCTATCTTATGACGAGTCCTTTGAGCTGCGCGAAACAGGTATGATCtctcgttgaacgaataataaattattttctttcagcATTTATTGGCAAAATAACCTCATATGTACAAAagcttcagtgaattaaatacCTATTTAAATGATTACAACtgataatataaaagtaaaaataaacaatattataagttatttatgaacatatatcttttaatttttatttttaaaaatgtgtgaagttattgtattatttaatgGATATTCTGAAAAActtgaaaacaatataatgaAAGCAAATTGTTCCTGTACGTTAATAAaagcatcaaaaaatattattgttgaTACTATGACAGCTTGGGATAGGGATAAAATATTACAAGGTATATTCTTATTAACAATTgtaactctttttttttataagagacgtgaatgaaaattttattttagcacTTATTCGGCATGATATTAAACCTGATCAAATTGATTATGTTGTCTGTACTCATAGTCATGCGGATCACATAGGGAACAATAATCTTTTTCTAAATGCAGAACATATTATTGGTACTTGTGTTCACAGTggagaaatatttttagataaaaaCTTACAAAACGGTGATACACCTGAAATATATTTAAGTTCATAATTGATTTACttgatatataaaaattataattatttcaaatacagaagaatataaaatttgtCCTGAAGTTAAAGTTGTAACAACTCCTGGCCATACATCAGATGATGTTACAGTTCTAGTTGAAACTAAAAAACATGCAAAACCAATCTGTTTTGCTATAACAGGTTTTTCACATTCATATATTACGTGTTAAGTATTTTAAATTGATTATATATGTTAATATGTTTTATAGgagatttatttgaaaaagaagaagacatatcagATCCATCGATCTGGAAAGAATTAGGAACTGTAGAATTACAAAAAACCCAATCACTTATGAGATCTTATATAATAAACATTGCAGATTTTATTGTACCTGGCCATGGTCCAATGTTCTGTGTTACTGATGAcatgagaaaaataataaaagatcaAATAATTACATAGATTTATTaagtaaatttaatttgttttggatgtatttttacaaatattttattaaacacagTAAAGTGTAGTACATAATATCACATCATTAttctatgtatgtatacattgcaataataattattacatactTTTCAATTCATAAATACATAAAACTGACTTTCAATTACTATGTGCTAACATTTTGCTTTTTATGCGATATTACAGTTCAGGTAGTATGATCCATTCTTAAAATGTAAACTATATATTCAAATACTTTTGTTAAATGTTCACAGCCAACATTTAAAGTAAAAAATCCATGTAGTTTTTATCCATCACTTTCTTGTTTTACACAAATATATCAAATGTTTTAAATCTTGTTGGTAATAAATCATATCTGAATatacttataatttaaattaaaaacaatatttaatgagtcattttatttaattcttataCTGACACAGCTTATAATATGCATTTTTTATGTTTCtttcaaacaatatcatacatTTAAAACATGTTAAACCTTCTTTTACAGCAACTTTCATGTTACATTTTTGTAATGTTTTAAGTAAACTTTGGCACTAATCTTGATTGAGgcgtatttaaatttttcaattaaattattttgccCTGATaagtttaatttttattgtaatttattgtTCTTTGATTCTTAGAATCCACacataattacaaattatagtATAAAACGTATGTTTTTATAAATGGTACATAAAGTGTCCTGCACCTTGAATGTAAATATGATTGTATACATCAGCAAAATCAATTCACTGAACAAATTAAGGTCTATGATCAATTgtattaacgattttgtttCAAACTGTTACAAATACATCcaaatatattaaaaacaaaGTACACCAATTTATTGTTTTCAATGATGGTACAAGTAAGTACATCTTGTGTACAAATATAATGTTTCTGAGGACATGTAATAAGCTGTTACTTtacttttattagattttactgttcTTGTGAATTATTATATTCGAATGTACAGTGTGTACCAAATGTAGCTTGATGTCAGATTACCATATTTTATTCATGCTAAACCAGGACCTTCATTGAGTAgtaaattatatatgtatatatatatatataaattatatgcttaaaaattatatttaacatttacCAATAAGCGTTTTTTGTATAAtgaatgttattaaatggagtACAACCAATAAATGTAATATATgttgttaaataataaacatacatgtacatacatgttGATTACTTACAAATTTtagcaattatttaatttcatattcacAATCAAGGGATAATAATGCAGCTACAGTGACTACAAAAACATGTTTAttcgttttaattttaatattaaacacatctaaaaatcaatttatataaatgattaaatgaaagaatttatGATTAGAAATATCCTTTCAAATTTGATTTCTAATGGATAATATTACCTACTAGATATAATAGTTTGCACAGGCAGTAAgcttttcaaataaatacatttattagTTGCACATAGAATATTACACATTTAAAAAGTAATAAGTTTATTTACCAATGTCAATTAGTCTTTATAAATGTCTGCCGACCAAACCTGGCAAGGCGACGCGTGTGTGCAATGGTAGTGGTCCCGGACTAACTTCTCCCATCACAGTTCCCAGCTGCCCCACAAAGTATTAAATACATCAAGAATCCACCTTCAGATTCTTATACATTATTTCATGACAtaccaaatattatttttttggaCATTAGTTTTGTATATGTGAAAGTTCCTGATTGAAACATTGTTTaaaattggatataacgtaCACAGTATTAAACAAATATCTTTCTGTTATAGAAGTActatcattaaaataaatagaTTACCATGTTAGAAGAAGCATTTCAATAGTTCCTATTCTTCTACATAGTATAATGTAAAATCGGAAtagaataatgttgttattattacaatttcaatttattacaaGTATGTATTACGGTTACAAGAATCATAAAACTcaagttttttgttttttgtgtGTGTAATGATACTTACatccaatttttttataatgtcTCTTGTCCAAAATATTAAACAACATTTGCAAAagaaaacaaacattaaaaaaatataatcaacATTTATAGAAATTATAATACAACAGTAATATGTAACATTTGACACAAATATCGCATTCACACATAGCAATGTTATAATTTTTTCACTGAATATTACTTGAGGTAATGATTACAATGTATTAAAAAGCATACACATATGTTTTATAccattttagaaaataaaatgtttgtcTAATAacaaaattcttaaaaattaaacataCTGATTTAGGATTCGTATAACATGACATTAATGTTAAATGGTATATGATAAACGGTAAAGAAATAAttacttaatattaaaatatgattGTAGCCAGATCTTCAATAATGTATACaacttaaaatatattataatcgaTTTTACAAATGCATTCTGTTTGGAGAGCTCCCAATATGCGTCTGTGAAGAAACCAAATACAAATAAGCAACATAAACCAAATTACAAAGTAACATTAAATATAACATTAATAATGTTACAACAAAAAATAATCTGTACAAGATTAAAGATCTATCATTAGAATGTGAATGTATCTGTAAAAGATTTATTACTATCAGAAGAAATTACTTGCTGATTGCACAATTACATGGTATAtcaaaagggtatagccggataaggggATTAAAGTGCCTTTAGACCAAATTGAGCAATGAACATATCAATTAATAGATCGTACAAAGAAAATCATTTGTGCCAAGCATAAAGCTGCTAGCCTTACTTGAAGGGTAGTTACAAGGCGAATCTTTTATTGTACTGTATAAAAAATACAATACAGGCGCGAGGATTTCAAAAGGGAGTTTATGACAGTTCTTCGACGAAAAGCTATTTTTAAGTCAAGATGTTTTCGTAGTCCAGGCAATGGTCTTTTACTTTTTTTGTACAACATAATACAACATAATACAGAATtacaattattcataaaatcatTCCACAATCAACAGTCAATATCCATACGAATTCGCAacgttttaaattttatacattaaGTTTAAGTTTTGTATCATTTGATATATGTAAAACTATTCTGAACCTGCATATGATGACcatttgatgaaataaaaatattaattatccgAATATGTTTCTCCTCTGCGAACGAAAAGTTAGGAAATATcgctttataatttttttgtatGTGATACACCTctataaaaagtctgaaaaaattatatattaataattgtaacaagCTATTAAAACTGTAAACATATAAACGTGgtcatttgataatttctatttaaaaaaaatatttttaaaatttccgaattttttaaaaatccattttgtaatgaaaaattctgaaaaaattacCTCCACGTAGGTCATGGAGCAGAATACCcctgatttttttcaaaattgttcATACAGTACATCACAAGAAATAAAGCATAAACTGTAAATTGCATTTCGCCCTGTACTTTTCAAGTAAGGGTAACGGCTTCATGCTTGGCACAAATGATTTTCTTTGTACGGTCTATTAAttgatatgttcattgatcaatTTGGTCTAAAGGCACTTTTGACccccttatccggctataccctttgaaggaaaatattaatagtaCTATTGTTACTCAAATACAAATTACatagaattataaaatacataaataccttatttttatttaaatacagaGTATCAAAAATAagtgcaattatttaattattttaagtatTCTGTAAAGTATACATTAATGATTAActgtaatgaaaaaaaaaacatgtaaagctatgtaattagaaatatttgtaaatgatATAAGGAAAATATAGGAATTATTTGTTACTAATAGCATAAGTAATGTGCAGGCAGCACCTATTAAACAGCATTTTTTATGTGAAAATTAATGTCTAGCAAATACTTTGTTAACTCAGGCTACAtgcaataatattatattaaatgacAGATGTAAATCTAATCGTTTATCAATACAACGATACATAGATGAACTATAACTGGGAGAAAAAAGAAGTGAAAATTACAAAGTGTAATGTTTCTGTGATAAAACTTTCAATATCTTTGATAATTTGTTGTCACTGAAGTACAATAAGAAAAAAACTAGGATTTGAGACTGAATACTGAAAATTATGTTTAATGTTTCATTACAATAcgtttaaaaaatgtaataagtCTATGCAGACGTTTAGTACAAACTTTTAGTCAGACTTTGTACTACATCTTGTTTTTTACTTGCATTAGTATTTTAAAAAGCCTCACAATAAGtgtatataatacatttcttaactttttaaatttgtgtttataatgaaatgtattatattatagctgttaacaacaattttcaaatacaaCAAAAACAACAAcattaaatgaatttaaaaaaaaaaatagagaaacaaacaaacaactAACACGACAGTAACATAACAGTTCAGGatcatttatattaaaataaatatacaaaattaaaccTTGTTTAATACTAATGGCAAAGAAAAAAAGTAACACAAGTAAAGGTGCTattaaaaagttttaaaaaatacaaaataattatttttgtcaCTTCTATcccaaatatttattataaaccgtttaaaaataatcttctcaaaatattattttgaacgtCTTCTGTCTCGTTACAATGTTCTTAATGGAATAAATCCATCCATTCCAATGATTCTTAggtcttcatcatcatcatcatcatttctttttctctaaaaAAATCGTAAGAGCGCGATCAAATGGAGACTAAACAAACTGTTTAAATAGCTAACAAAAAAGAGATCAGACAAAAATACAAGCTTTTCATGTATAAATTaagtaaaaacaaataaatatatatatatttctcttttaacatttaaaaataggTTCTAGCACTAGGCATTAAACATAATTTTCGAATGAAGAAAAATCATATGCaaagataagaaataaaataattcttccaATATTTAATTGATGTTACATGGATAAGGTAGTGTCAAACTCCAGTATTACACACACattgattttgaataaattctAATTCATTAATTCTTCATATGTTTATTACAGGTAATTAATGACTAGAATAATTGCATACATTTATTGCATCTGTAAAATAACTTTCAGTAAGAag
Encoded proteins:
- the LOC117605943 gene encoding metallo-beta-lactamase domain-containing protein 1 encodes the protein MCEVIVLFNGYSEKLENNIMKANCSCTLIKASKNIIVDTMTAWDRDKILQALIRHDIKPDQIDYVVCTHSHADHIGNNNLFLNAEHIIGTCVHSGEIFLDKNLQNEEYKICPEVKVVTTPGHTSDDVTVLVETKKHAKPICFAITGDLFEKEEDISDPSIWKELGTVELQKTQSLMRSYIINIADFIVPGHGPMFCVTDDMRKIIKDQIIT